The window TGGGCGGATTGGAAGTGATCCGCAGCATGAACGACCTCGGCATCAAGACGAAGCATCCGGTGGTGGTGGTCAACTGGACCAACGAGGAGGGCACGCGCTTTGCGCCCGCGATGCTGGCCTCTGGCGTATTCGCGGGCATGCATGAGCAGGCGTGGGCCTACGACCGCCAGGATGCGGACGGGAAGAGTTTCGGCGCGGAACTGGAGCGTATTGGCTGGAAGGGCGAGGAGGAGGTGGGCGCACGCAAGATGCATGCCTTCTTCGAGTTGCACATCGAGCAGGGACCCATCCTCGAAGCGGAAGGCAAGGATATCGGCGTGGTGACGCACGGGCAGGGGCTGTGGTGGCTGGAGGTGACGCTGACAGGCAAGGATGCGCATACCGGCTCCACCCCGATGAACATGCGTGTGAATGCGGGGCTGGGCATGGCGCGGATCACCGAAGCGGTTCACCGGATCGCGATGGAGCATCAGCCCAATGCCGTGGGCGCGGTGGGGCAGGCGAATGTCTATCCGAACTCGCGCAACGTCATTCCCGGCAAGGCGGTGTTCACGATCGACTTCCGCTCGCCCGATCTGGAGAAGCTGACCTCGATGCGCGAAAAACTGGAGGTCGAGGCGGCGCGGATCGCGGAGGAATTGGGGCTGGGCATTGAGATCGAGCCGGTCGGGCATTTCGATCCCGTCACGTTCGACGAGGGGTGCGTCGGCGCGGTGCGCGATGCGGCGGAGCGTCTGGGTTATTCGCATCTCGATATCGTCAGTGGCGCGGGGCACGATGCCTGCTGGATCAACCGCGTCACGCCGACTGCGATGGTGATGTGCCCCTGCGTCGACGGACTGAGCCATAACGAGGCCGAGGAGATCAGCGCTGAGTGGGCGCGGGCCGGGGCGGATGTGCTGTTTCACGCAGTGGTGGAAACGGCGGAAATCGTCGGATGAGGCGGAACAGGCACGCCGGCGTTAGCGCAGCTATAGGCGTGCCGAAGCCGCGCCGTGGTGCCGGGTGGATGCCGCGATGAAACGCGCGCTGCTTCTTGCCCTGACGCTGCTGATATCGGCCTCTGCTCGGGCGGAAGCGGTCTGGTACGACTATCGGAACTGGACGGTGATCGTGGAGACCGTCGATACCGGTGAGGATTTGCGGGTGACCTGCACGGCGCGAACTGGCGGCGACGGGCTGCCGACGCTGAAGCTGGAGGTTTCCAACGGCGATGCCTTGCCGCCGGGCTACTACCCCGAGGTGGCGCTGGAGGAGAGCGCCATACGCGGCTATCCGACAGTGATGAACGAGACAATGACGGTGTATTTCGAGACCGACAGCGGCTGGAAGAGCGATGCCGGTGTGGCCGCCTGGCGCGATGATGAGGGGTTTGCCCATGCGCGGGCAGTGATCTTCGGCGGCAGCGCGGCCAACCTGGCGCTGTTGCGGGAGATGCGGCAGGCGGGGAAGCTGTGGGTGACATCAGATGGCGAGGTGATCCATGCCGCATCGCTGGCGGGATTCACGGCGGCCTATGGCAAGGTGGCAGAACAGTGCGGATTTTCGGCGGCGGATGTGACCGGCTGAACTTTCGATTTGTTCACTATGTTCCGGAGAGAACAGATTGCCAGCCCGGGATGCGGTAGCTTTCCCTTGTGTTCAACATAACACGCGTAACGAGTAAGCCGGGGTTTGGGGGCCCCGGAGTTCGATCGGGGGGTTGAGCAATGAGTGGGGCAACTTTTCTGCTTCGCCCGTTGATCGTCGGTACCAGTCCCAGTCGGGACGCATAATTCAGGGAGCCATTCGACCTCTCCCGAAGTGTCGGATGGCTTCTCCTCGCGTCGGCCAGGGGCGCGGTGGTGGATCATCGCAGCGACAGCGACGGTCTCCAAACAGTGCAGCGCGCTGAAGAAACCGCGAAAGCCCTTATTTTATCAATTGCTTGCAGCCCGTTTCTTATGTGAAACGTCGGCTGCTTCTGCCGCTGTTCGCGGCCCGTTGCCAGAGCCGGCACTCGCAAAAACATCTGAACTGTAGGGCCAGCTGTGCGTTGCTGAAAGCAGAGGTCGATATCATGATCCTCGGGAATGATCAGACGAACGTATCGCGGCGCACCTGCAACGAGTAGCTGTAGCCTTGAGCGTTCCTGTCTGTCATTGTAACGCAACAAGCAGACCGGTCCGGGACAAGGGCCGGGCACAAAGGAGAGAACGATGCGAAAGTTTTTGGGGGCCTTTCTGGCCGCAACCCTCGGGTTCGGCGGTGCAGCAGTGGCGCAGGATCCGCCGAAGCACTTCAGCAACCAGTGGGAAGTCGGCTATTATGATGCTGATGGCAATGCCACGACGGCACTGGGTGGCGCCGAGCAGGTGGCCTTTGTGCGCGGACCGAAGGAGATCGTACTGGAGATCGGGTGCCGGACGGGTGACCAGGATGGCCTGTTCTATCGCATTGGCAGCCGTTCCGCCGAGAACAAGCAGTTCGCCGGCGAGGGGTTCACGCCGACCGTGACGATCCGGGATGCCGGCCAGGTGCGGTTCGAAAAGGAACTGGTGACCAACAAGTATTTCCCGCGCGAGTTCTATCAGGGCCCGGTGATCCAGGCTTTCCAGGACGGACTGAAAGGTGGCGACCGCATCGTCTTCAATGACAAGGCGAAGGAAGTTTTCTTCACCTTCTCGTTGGCCGGGTCTAGCAAGGCGATTTCCAGCCTTCCCTGCATGTAAGGACTGACCGTGGCGCGAAGAGGCAAGCGCGGCGCGTTGAAACGCGGGCTGCGTTGGGGAAAGTGGTTGATATCCGGCGGAGCCATTGTGGCTATCGCAATTTTCCTCGTGATCTTCATGCCGACCACAGAAACGGGTCCGGGGCAGGGCGAAGTGGCCTTGCCCCCGACCGGCATGCCGCAGGAAGCCAACGTGGTGCCGGAAGCGACGGCGGCGACCGTGGTGGAGAGCGAAGAGGCAACTGCCAAACCGCCGACATTGCCGAGCTGGGACTGGCAACTCTCCGCCCCGTTTGCCTATGACCGCGTCGTCGATGTGATGGATGTTGATCCCGACAGTATTGTCAGCTCCGACGTTGCCGCATTGAAGGAACGGGGCACGTATCTGATCTGTTACGTTTCGGTCGGGACGCTGGAGAGCTATCGCCACGATGCCAACCAGTTTCCGGCGGCGGTGATCGGCGAAATCTACGGTGACTGGCCGGACGAGCGGTTCCTCGACATCCGGGAGATCGACACGTTGCTGCCACTGATGGAAGCACGGTTCCGCGCGTGCAGGGACAAGGGGTTTGATGCGGTGGAGCCTGACAATCTCGATGTGCATTTCAATGACAGCGGATTTCCCATCACGGCTGCCGACAGCCTTGCCTATGCCAAGGCACTGGTAATGGTCGCCAAGGGCATGGGACTGGCCATCGGACAAAAGAACGTGCCGGATCTGGTGCCTGATCTGGTGGGCGAGATGGATTTCGCCATCGCCGAAAGCTGTTTTGAACATGTCTGGTGCGACAAGCTCCAGCCCTATCTTGATGCGGGCAAGCCCGTCTACGGGGCCGAATTCACCAACGCTGAGCTCGATTGGGAAGCTGCGTGTTCGGCGGCGACGGAAATGGGCATTTCCCTCATCCTCAAGGATCGCGACCTTTCGGCGGCGATCACCCGCTGCCCCTGACGCAATGCGGGCAAGTGCCTGACGGAAAGGCACTTTGTCGTTCATGCCCCTTGCGGGGCGTTCTCGTTCCTTGCACTCTCCGGACTGCTCATTAGAGTGGCGGAAGGCGGCGGGCCGGCGATGCCCCGGCCGTGCCGGACAACAGGGAAAACGAGGCGTATCATGACAACGGTTATCAAGGGCGGCACGGTCGTCACGGCGGATCTCACCTATAAGGCGGATGTGTTGGTTGATGGCGGCAAGATTATCGAGATCGGTGAGGGACTTTCCGGCGATACCGTGCTGGACGCCACGGGCTGTTATGTAATGCCGGGTGGGATCGACCCACACACGCATCTGGAAATGCCATTCATGGGCACCTATTCGTCGGACGATTTCGAGAGCGGAACGCGCGCTGCACTTTCGGGCGGCACGACGATGGTCGTTGATTTCGTGCTTCCTTCGCCCGACCAATCCCTGCTGCAGGCGATGGACATGTGGCACAACAAATCGGGCCGCGCGTCGTGCGACTACAGTTATCATATGGCGATCACCTGGTGGGGCGAGCAGGTGTTCGACGACATGAAGACGGTGGTGCAGGAAAAGGGCATCAACTCGTTCAAGCACTTCATGGCCTACAAGGGTGCACTGATGGTCAACGACGACGAGATGTACGCCTCGTTCCAGCGTTGTGCCGAACTGGGCGCGCTGCCGCTGGTGCATGCGGAGAATGGCGACGTGGTGGCGGAGTTGCAGGCTAAGTTGATGGCGGCGGGCAATGACGGGCCGGAAGCGCATGCCTATTCCCGCCCGCCGGAGGTGGAGGGTGAGGCGACCAACCGCGCGATCATGATCGCCGATATGGCGGGTGTGCCGCTGTACGTGGTGCATACCTCCTGCGAGGAGGCGCATGAGGCAATCCGGCGGGCGCGGCAGAATGGCAAGCGCGTATACGGCGAGCCGCTGATCCAGCATCTGACGCTGGACGAGAGCGAATACGCCAACCCCGACTGGGACCATGCGGCACGGCGGGTGATGAGCCCGCCCTTCCGCAACAAGAAGCATCAGGACAGCTTGTGGGCCGGGCTGGCGGCGGGATCGTTGCAGGTGGTCGCCACCGATCATTGCGCCTTCACGACCGAGCAGAAGCGATACGGCGTGGGCGATTTCACCAAGATCCCGAACGGGACCGGCGGGCTGGAGGATCGGCTGCCGATGCTGTGGACCCATGGCGTGGGCACCGGGCGGCTGACGCCGAACGAATTCGTGGCTGTTACATCAACAAACATTGCCAAGATATTGAATTGTTATCCGAAAAAGGGCGCCGTTCTGGTGGGCGCAGATGCCGATCTGATTGTCTGGGACCCGGAAGCGGAGAAGACGATCATGGCGTCCAAGCAGGTCTCGGCAATTGATTACAACGTGTTCGAGGGCAAGAAAGTGAAGGGCCTGCCGCGCTACACGCTGACCCGCGGTTTCGTCGCCGTCGAGGATGGCACGCTCAAGGCGCAGGAGGGCCATGGCGAGTTCGTCAAGCGCGAGCCGTTCCACGCGGTGAACAAGGCGCTGAGTACGTGGAAGGAACTGACGGCACCACGGAAGGTCGAGCGTTCGGGCATTCCGGCGAGCGGGGTCTAGGCCGTCGTGCCGGGTGGCGCGATGATGTGGATCGCGATTGCGGCGGGCATCGTTGTGGTCCTGCTTGTTGCCGGCCAGTTCCGGCCATCCCGCCGGGTCGGCGACGGCATGCCGGCAACGGGAAAGGGCCTGACCCCGGAGTTGCGACGGGAGATCGAGGCCATGCTTGCGGCCCGGAGGATGATTCCGGCGATCAGGCTTTACCGGCAGGCGACGGGCGCCGGGCTCAAGGATGCGAAGGAGGCTGTCGAAGCGATAGGCAGAGGCAACGTGCCGGGCCCGATTTCGCGCGATCACACCGGGGCATCGGCGGAGATCGAGGCTGCGCTGGCCAAGGGACGGGTGATCGACGCGATCAGGCTCTACCGAGAGGAACACGGCGTGGGTCTGAAGGAGGCGAAAGACGCCATTGATGCGATGAGGAAAGAGCGTGGTTGAAAGTGTGGTATCGGCACGTGGTCTGAACCTCGTATTCGAGACGGGAGACGGGCCGGTACAGGCGCTCTCCGATGTGAACCTCGAGATCGGCTCGGGCGAGTTCGTGAGCTTCATTGGCCCGTCGGGCTGCGGAAAGACGACTTTTCTGCGGGTGGTCGCGGATCTGGAGCAGCCGACCGGCGGTGCGGTGACGGTGAATGGAATGAGCCCGGAAGCGGCGCGCAAGGCGCGGGCGTATGGCTACGTGTTCCAGGCGGCGGGCCTGTATCCGTGGCGGACGATCGGCGGCAACGTGGCTTTGCCGCTGGAGATCATGGGATATTCCAGGGCCGAACGCGCGGAGCGGGTGGCGCGGGTGCTGGAACTGGTGGAACTCGGCGGGTTCGCGGGCAAGTTCCCGTGGCAGCTTTCGGGCGGCATGCAGCAGCGGGCGAGCATCGCGCGGGCGCTGGCGTTCGATGCCGACATCCTGCTTATGGACGAGCCCTTCGGTGCGCTGGACGAGATCGTGCGCGACCGGCTGAACGAAGAGTTGCTGGCACTATGGGCGCGGACAGGCAAGACGACGCTGTTCGTGACGCATTCGATTCCCGAGGCGGTGTATCTTTCGACGAAGATCGTGGTGATGAGCCCGCGTCCCGGGCGAATCCGCGACGTGATCGACAGCCCGCTGCCGAAGGAACGGCCGTTGGAAATTCGCGATACGCCAGAGTTCATTGCCGTGGCACATCGGGTGCGAGAAGGGCTGAGGGCGGGGCATGATTAGGGCGGTCGGGCGCGGCGCAGGGGCTCCGGCCCGCAGGGCGGGCACGGGGGCTTTGCCCCCGTCTGAAATGCAACATTTCAGCGGAGCCCGGTCGAACCCTCCGGTCCGGCGGGCTTGGCTGCGATGAGGTCGGTCCTGCCCGTACTGACGGTTGTCGCCGCGATCCTCGTGATCTGGTACGGCGCGGCCGTCTGGCTGAACTCCGCCTGGGCACAGGACCGGGCGGCCCGGGCGGATGTGGAGCTGAGCCTCGGCGCCCTGGTCGCTGACACTCTCTCTCAGGACAAGCCGAAGCTGCCGGCGCCGCACCAGGTGGCCGTGGAACTGTGGGAGACGGTGGCCGAGAAGAATGTGACCTCCAAGCGCAGCCTTGTGTATCATGGCTGGATTACCCTGTCGGCGACGCTGCTTGGCTTTACGCTGGGCACCGGGCTCGGCATCCTACTGGCCATCGGGATCGTACATGACCGGGCGATGAACAATTCGGTGATGCCGTGGCTGATCGCGAGCCAGACGATCCCGATCCTGGCCATCGCGCCGATGATCATCGTCGTGCTCAATTCCGTCGGCATCTCGGGGCTGTTGCCGAAGGCGCTGATTTCCACCTATCTCAGTTTCTTTCCTGTTGCGGTCGGCATGGTGAAGGGCTTGCGCAGCCCTGACGCGATGCAACTCGACCAGATGCGGACGTGGAATGCGTCCCGCTCTCAGGCGTTCGCCAAGCTGCGCTGGCCGTCGGCGATGCCCTATCTCTTCGCCTCGCTGAAGATCGCGGTCGCGGCCGCGCTGGTTGGGGCGATTGTTGGCGAATTGCCTGCCGGAGCGGCCGGCGGGCTGGGCGCGCGGTTGCTGGCGGGCAGCTACTACGGGCAGACGATCCAGATCTGGTCCGCCCTCTTTGCCGCGGCGGCACTGGCCGCGGTGATGGTGGGGCTGATCGGGCTGGTGCAGCGGGTGGTGCTGGCGCGGATGGGGATGGTGCGATGAGTTTGGCGCGGGTCGGGCTTGGGGTGCGGGCACAGAATTCTGCCGGGAAGCGGTTCAGGGGCAAGTCTGCCCTGAACGCGCCACCTTCAGTTTTCTGCGGGTCACGCCCGCGTCAAGGACATGCCCGCCATCGGCGCGGACCCATGACCGTGGCGCGAGCCACGCCGGCGGCAGGGAGAAACGCATGCTGATCGTGGCGGCCTTGGCTGTCTGGATTGCGGGCTGGGCGCTCAACCACTGGCTGGCGCGGCGACGGGAGCGGTGGGTGCCGCTGATCTCGGCCTTGATCTTCGGAGCGACGCTGCTGCTGATCTGGGAACTTCTGGTGCGGGGGCTGGCCGTGCCGGCAGTGATCCTGCCGCCGCCTTCGGCCATCGCGGCGCGGCTGGCGGACCCGGCGACGCAAGGTCTGCTCTGGGGCGATTTCGTGCAGACTTTCGTGAAGGGCGCCCTGTCCGGCTTCGTGATCGGCAGCGGCGCGGCCTTCGTGGTGGCGGTTGTCACCGACAGGTCGCCGTTTCTCCAGCGCGGCTTGTTGCCAGTGGGCAATTTCGTGGCTGCGCTGCCGATCATCGGCATGGCGCCGATCATGGTGATGTGGTTCGGTTTCGGCTGGCAATCCAAGGCCGCCATCGTCGTCGTCATGGTGTTCTTTCCCATGCTGGTGAACACGGTCGCCGGACTGAAGGAAACGGACGCGCTACAGCGTGACCTGATGCGCACTTATGCGGCCGGCTACTGGCAGACATTACTGAAGCTGAGGTTGCCGGCAGCGGCGCCGTTCATCTTCAACGGGCTGAAGATCGCATCCACACTTGCGCTGATCGGGGCGATCGTCGCAGAATTCTTCGGATCACCGACGCGCGGCATGGGGTTCCGGATCTCGACCGAGGTGGGGCGGCTTTCGCTCGACATGGTCTGGGCCGTGATTGCGGTGGCGGCGGTGGCCGGTTCCGCGTTCTATGGTGGGATAGCGCTCCTGGAGAGAGCGGCCACCTTCTGGCATCCTTCCCAACGGGAGAGGTGAGGAGCCATTTAGTGTTCAACAAGGAGACTGAGATGAAACGGGTTTTGACAGGGATCATGGCGCTCGGGCTTTCGGCCGGAGCGGCGGAAGCGGCGGACGAACTGACGCTGCAGCTGAAGTGGGTGACGCAGGCGCAGTTCGCCGGCTACTACGTGGCGCTGGAGAAGGGGTTCTACGAGGACGCTGATCTCGATGTAGAGATAAAGCCGGGCGGGCCGGACATCGCGCCGCCGCAGGTGATCGCGGGCGGCGGGGCCGATGTGATCATCGAGTGGATGCCGGCGGCACTTGCCGCGCGCGAGAAGGGGCTGCCACTGGTGAACATCGCGCAGCCGTTCAAGCGCTCCGGCATGATGCTGACGTGCCTGAAGGAGACGGGGATCGAGAGTCCCGAGGATTTCAAGGGCAAGACGCTGGGCGTCTGGTTCTTCGGCAACGAGTTCCCGTTCCTCAGCTGGATGAGCCAACTCGGCATTCCGACCGAGGGCGGCGACGAGGGCGTGGAAGTCCTCAAGCAGGGGTTCAACGTCGATCCGCTGATCCAGAAGCAGGCGGATTGCGTCTCCACCATGACCTACAATGAGTATTGGCAGGTGATCGACGCAGGGTTTACCCCGGATGACCTCGTCGTTTTCAACTACACGGATCAGGGTGTGGCGACGCTGGAAGACGGGATCTACACCACCGAGGAGAATGTCGAAGATCCGGAGATGGCCGATAAGCTGGCGCGGTTTGTTGCCGCCTCCATGCAGGGGTGGGAGTATGCCCGCGAGAACCCCGACGAGGCGGCGGATATCGTGCTGGAGTATGATGCCACCGGCGCCCAGACCGAGGAGCACCAGCGGCGGATGATGCGCGAGATCAACAAACTGACGGAAGGGTCCGACGGCACACTGGACGTTTCGGCCGCCGAGACCACCGTGGACAGCCTGCTGTCCGGGGGAGAAGCACCGGTGATTACCAAGCGGCCGGAAGGCGCATGGACGGACAAGATCACTTCGATGATCGAGTGAGTGAAATGCCGGGCCCGGTGCGAGGCCGTGCCCGGCAGCAATTGCCGATTTATCCGCAGTCTGCCCGGCTTGAGGCCGATTCCGGCGAATTTCCGTCTCCAAACGTGATTTTTCGTCGATATACCCGCCTATTGATGGTGTAACCCGTCCGATCCGGCGCTACCCTGCGCGCCGGGTGAACAAAGTGTTTGGAAAGGGGTGACATTTGGGGGTGATTTCAGGGCTCAGGCGGCTTTTCGGCGGGGGTGTGCCGGAGAAGCAGGCCGAGGGAGTTTATGTGCGTGCGCGGTTGAATGCACGGGTGCAGCCGATCGACCGCGGCGAGTATTTCGAGGATCCGCTGGACGAGTTTTTGCGGGAGGCGGGCCTCGGAGAGGTGACCGGCGGCGGCACGCAGATGGCGGAAGAGCCGGCGGGGATCGAGTTCTGCGACGTCGAGATCAGGTTGACTGATGACAGCGACGAGACCGTGGCACTGCTGATCGGCCACCTGGAGGGGCTGGGGGCGCCGATGGGTTCGCGTCTGATCCGGGAGGGCAGCGAGGAACTGCCGTTCGGGGTTCTGGAAGGACTGGGGTTGTTCCTCAACGGCACCGATCTGGACGAGGAAATATACAGCACCTCAGACGTCAACCACGTGATCACGGAGTGTCAGCAGCTGATCGCGCAGGGTGATTCTTTTCGTGGGCACTGGCAGGGATCGCGTGAGACGGCGCTGTATTTCTATGGGCCGTCATTTGCGGAGATGCGGGCGGCGATCGAAGGGTTCGTGGCCGAATATCCGCTCTGCCAAAGGGCGCGGATCGAGCAGATCGCCTGAAGCGACCCCGCGGCGGAACGCTATTTCCGAGGAAGGCGGCCGCGGTGACATCCTGGAGAATACCGAACTGTGACGAATGCCATTGTCTCGCAGGGAACTGTGCCGCCAGAATATATCTGAAATGCTAAAGATGTGAATGTGATTGGTTTCAACACGCGGATGGTGTGAGTGCGATGTCCAAGAGCAGGCTTGAGCGGTGGGATATAAGGGTCGGCATCCTGGTCGGGATGCTGACGCTGATTGGTGGAGCGTACAAACTCTACGGCGATCAACGTGACCGCAGGGCGGCCTTCGTCGACAATGTGCAGGAAGTGCGGAGCGTGGCGGAGGCGCTCCGGGATTCGATGTATGGCGAGCGGATCTACAGCCAGCTTGAGAACTTCGAGGTTGCGCTGCAGAAGTGGGACACGCTGGCAGCGCCGCCGCCTGACATCAGGCTGATACCCGAGCAGATTGTCACCAATCGCGCGGATGTGCAGGCCCTGTATATCCGGCTTCAACAGAAGATCGACGCATTGGAACTGGCGGGGGACGGCGACACGCTGGGCGAGATCGCGGCTTTGATGGAGCGAGTAAGGATCAATTCCAAAGGCATGTTCGACCATGCGTTCGCGCGTTTTTCCGACCCCGAGCACGACATGAGCGATCCGGAGGGGTTTGCGGTTCAGAAGGCGCGGTGGGCGGAGATTTCAGCCACTCTGCGGTCATTGCTGCGCAATGAGACACAAGCCCTGCTGAACTGTGTCGACGACAGGCTTGGGGCGGTGATCGACGACCGCAAGGCCATGCAGGGCACACTTTGCAAGGCCGAGCGGGAGGCCTATCTTGCGCGGCACGCGGCGATTTTGCGTCAGTAAAAGTAGGGTTAGCCGCGGTGGCGGGCCAGATCGCGGGACAGGCTTGCCTCGAAGCTCTTGAAATCCTCCGGCACCGGCAGACCGAGCGAGCGGAATTCCGCGATCTTCTCGCGGATACTCTCCTCGATCTGATGTGCGTCCTCCGGCTGGTTGACCATCTGGTCAAGCAGGAGCGAAATACTGGCTTTCAGTGTCTCGAAGCTCATGAACACGCCTTTGCACAGGTCCGGCAGATCGGCGTCTCTGGCAGGATGGCGAGGCGGTCCTCGTCGATGCTTTCGCCGCAACCGGTGCAGACACCGTAGAGCCCGGCCGCAAGCCTGTCCAGTGCCGCCTGGATGCGGCGCATCTCTTGCTGGCCGGCGGTGCCGAGCCCCTCAAGTACCTCCGTTTCCTCGCGCTCCGTGGCGAAATCCTCGAAGTCGCGGGGCGGGGTTTCCTCCAGAGTGTCCTCGATCCTGTGGAGGCGGCCATCGAGTTCAGCCATGCGGCGTTCGAGCCGCGCCCTGATCTGATTTCGGTCCTGCATTGTGGTCTCCTTCCATCGTTTCGCCACCAAGTCTGGCGCAGGTGGTTGCCGGGCGCCTTGATGCGGGTCAATCTTTGTGCGGAAAAAACGGGGACGACGAATGCGGGAAACCGATCTCTACGCGCCGGTGAAGGCTTATCTGGAAGGTCAGGGCTTCGAGGTGAAGGGCGAGATTGGCAATTGCGACGTGCTGGCCCGGCGCGGGCAGGAACCGCCGGTGGTGGTGGAACTGAAGCTGACATTCTCGCTGGCGCTGGTGATGCAGGGGACGGCGCGGCAGGCGCTGTTTGATGATGTCTACCTGGCGGTGCCGGTGTCCGGCGCGAAGGGGTGGAAGCTGCGTTACAAGGATGTCCTGCGGCTGTGCCGCAGGCTGGGGTTGGGACTGCTGGCCGTTGATGTGAAAACGGGCAGGGTGACGGCGCATCTGGATCCGGGGCCGTATCAGCCGCGCCGGAATGGCAAGCGGGCAGGGCGGCTGTTGCGGGAGTTCGAGCGGCGTGTGGGTGATCCGGTGACGGGTGGCGTAACAGGCGTGAAGCAGGTCACAGCCTACAGGCAATCGGCGCTGCGGGCGGCAGAATTTCTGGCGGCCTCGGGCCCGGCGCGGGCGCGCGACGTGGCGGCAGCGACAGGATTCGCGCAAGCGGGAGCGATGTTGCGGGCCGATCATTACGGCTGGTTCGAGAGAGTCGAGCGTGGCGTCTATGCGCTGACGCCGAAGGGCGTGGAGGGGCTGGCAGAATACGCCGAGGAGGTGGCGGCGCTGGCGGCGGATTGAGGCCTTGCCGGCAATCCGTTCATCAATTCAACT of the Algicella marina genome contains:
- a CDS encoding Zn-dependent hydrolase; translated protein: MAAPGENLRINGERLWDSLMEMAKIGPGIAGGNNRQTLTDEDGEGRALFQKWCEAAGCEMGLDQMGNMFAWRAGEDPDALPVYVGSHLDTQPTGGKYDGVLGVLGGLEVIRSMNDLGIKTKHPVVVVNWTNEEGTRFAPAMLASGVFAGMHEQAWAYDRQDADGKSFGAELERIGWKGEEEVGARKMHAFFELHIEQGPILEAEGKDIGVVTHGQGLWWLEVTLTGKDAHTGSTPMNMRVNAGLGMARITEAVHRIAMEHQPNAVGAVGQANVYPNSRNVIPGKAVFTIDFRSPDLEKLTSMREKLEVEAARIAEELGLGIEIEPVGHFDPVTFDEGCVGAVRDAAERLGYSHLDIVSGAGHDACWINRVTPTAMVMCPCVDGLSHNEAEEISAEWARAGADVLFHAVVETAEIVG
- a CDS encoding endo alpha-1,4 polygalactosaminidase — translated: MAIAIFLVIFMPTTETGPGQGEVALPPTGMPQEANVVPEATAATVVESEEATAKPPTLPSWDWQLSAPFAYDRVVDVMDVDPDSIVSSDVAALKERGTYLICYVSVGTLESYRHDANQFPAAVIGEIYGDWPDERFLDIREIDTLLPLMEARFRACRDKGFDAVEPDNLDVHFNDSGFPITAADSLAYAKALVMVAKGMGLAIGQKNVPDLVPDLVGEMDFAIAESCFEHVWCDKLQPYLDAGKPVYGAEFTNAELDWEAACSAATEMGISLILKDRDLSAAITRCP
- the hydA gene encoding dihydropyrimidinase, which codes for MTTVIKGGTVVTADLTYKADVLVDGGKIIEIGEGLSGDTVLDATGCYVMPGGIDPHTHLEMPFMGTYSSDDFESGTRAALSGGTTMVVDFVLPSPDQSLLQAMDMWHNKSGRASCDYSYHMAITWWGEQVFDDMKTVVQEKGINSFKHFMAYKGALMVNDDEMYASFQRCAELGALPLVHAENGDVVAELQAKLMAAGNDGPEAHAYSRPPEVEGEATNRAIMIADMAGVPLYVVHTSCEEAHEAIRRARQNGKRVYGEPLIQHLTLDESEYANPDWDHAARRVMSPPFRNKKHQDSLWAGLAAGSLQVVATDHCAFTTEQKRYGVGDFTKIPNGTGGLEDRLPMLWTHGVGTGRLTPNEFVAVTSTNIAKILNCYPKKGAVLVGADADLIVWDPEAEKTIMASKQVSAIDYNVFEGKKVKGLPRYTLTRGFVAVEDGTLKAQEGHGEFVKREPFHAVNKALSTWKELTAPRKVERSGIPASGV
- a CDS encoding ABC transporter ATP-binding protein → MVESVVSARGLNLVFETGDGPVQALSDVNLEIGSGEFVSFIGPSGCGKTTFLRVVADLEQPTGGAVTVNGMSPEAARKARAYGYVFQAAGLYPWRTIGGNVALPLEIMGYSRAERAERVARVLELVELGGFAGKFPWQLSGGMQQRASIARALAFDADILLMDEPFGALDEIVRDRLNEELLALWARTGKTTLFVTHSIPEAVYLSTKIVVMSPRPGRIRDVIDSPLPKERPLEIRDTPEFIAVAHRVREGLRAGHD
- a CDS encoding ABC transporter permease — protein: MRSVLPVLTVVAAILVIWYGAAVWLNSAWAQDRAARADVELSLGALVADTLSQDKPKLPAPHQVAVELWETVAEKNVTSKRSLVYHGWITLSATLLGFTLGTGLGILLAIGIVHDRAMNNSVMPWLIASQTIPILAIAPMIIVVLNSVGISGLLPKALISTYLSFFPVAVGMVKGLRSPDAMQLDQMRTWNASRSQAFAKLRWPSAMPYLFASLKIAVAAALVGAIVGELPAGAAGGLGARLLAGSYYGQTIQIWSALFAAAALAAVMVGLIGLVQRVVLARMGMVR
- a CDS encoding ABC transporter permease; the protein is MLIVAALAVWIAGWALNHWLARRRERWVPLISALIFGATLLLIWELLVRGLAVPAVILPPPSAIAARLADPATQGLLWGDFVQTFVKGALSGFVIGSGAAFVVAVVTDRSPFLQRGLLPVGNFVAALPIIGMAPIMVMWFGFGWQSKAAIVVVMVFFPMLVNTVAGLKETDALQRDLMRTYAAGYWQTLLKLRLPAAAPFIFNGLKIASTLALIGAIVAEFFGSPTRGMGFRISTEVGRLSLDMVWAVIAVAAVAGSAFYGGIALLERAATFWHPSQRER
- a CDS encoding ABC transporter substrate-binding protein; translation: MKRVLTGIMALGLSAGAAEAADELTLQLKWVTQAQFAGYYVALEKGFYEDADLDVEIKPGGPDIAPPQVIAGGGADVIIEWMPAALAAREKGLPLVNIAQPFKRSGMMLTCLKETGIESPEDFKGKTLGVWFFGNEFPFLSWMSQLGIPTEGGDEGVEVLKQGFNVDPLIQKQADCVSTMTYNEYWQVIDAGFTPDDLVVFNYTDQGVATLEDGIYTTEENVEDPEMADKLARFVAASMQGWEYARENPDEAADIVLEYDATGAQTEEHQRRMMREINKLTEGSDGTLDVSAAETTVDSLLSGGEAPVITKRPEGAWTDKITSMIE
- a CDS encoding TraR/DksA family transcriptional regulator, whose protein sequence is MQDRNQIRARLERRMAELDGRLHRIEDTLEETPPRDFEDFATEREETEVLEGLGTAGQQEMRRIQAALDRLAAGLYGVCTGCGESIDEDRLAILPETPICRTCAKACS
- a CDS encoding DUF2161 domain-containing phosphodiesterase — translated: MRETDLYAPVKAYLEGQGFEVKGEIGNCDVLARRGQEPPVVVELKLTFSLALVMQGTARQALFDDVYLAVPVSGAKGWKLRYKDVLRLCRRLGLGLLAVDVKTGRVTAHLDPGPYQPRRNGKRAGRLLREFERRVGDPVTGGVTGVKQVTAYRQSALRAAEFLAASGPARARDVAAATGFAQAGAMLRADHYGWFERVERGVYALTPKGVEGLAEYAEEVAALAAD